The following are encoded together in the Thermostichus vulcanus str. 'Rupite' genome:
- a CDS encoding efflux RND transporter periplasmic adaptor subunit has product MRYSQTPKGSGLRSLASGIGRACATGLLWVVLQPNWALAQRPVGGQGGAARPVSVDVAMAQAGSLSADFRYTGTTQPLRQATLRTRTEGLLLELSVDVGDPVTQGQVLGQLDPTLLQAALIQAQAQLASQESQVAQAQAQLSSARTQVEQARVNWMQQQADAERLGQLASEGAVSAQQAEQARTAANTAEQALRSAEEQVRTQEQAVIAAQRQVEAQGSLVAQAQERLSYTQLLAPLSGVVLARQADPGTFLNSGADVLTVADFSQVRVEFLLSELELGRVQPGQAIQVELDAFPGQRFSGQITRISPAADPQARLVPIEVVIPNPSGRIGSGLLARVQLSLAEDQPVIVPESAIQQHQGSPVVFGVERQGESVRVIARPVQLGERRDGQVEVLSGLEVGDPFVVRSSAPLQDGQEVQLSVISEMQGS; this is encoded by the coding sequence ATGCGGTATTCTCAAACCCCCAAGGGCTCCGGGCTACGCAGTTTAGCCAGCGGGATCGGTCGAGCTTGTGCCACGGGCCTGTTGTGGGTGGTGTTGCAGCCGAATTGGGCTTTGGCTCAGCGTCCGGTGGGAGGTCAGGGGGGAGCCGCTCGCCCTGTATCGGTGGATGTGGCGATGGCTCAAGCGGGATCCCTGAGTGCTGATTTTCGCTACACCGGCACCACTCAGCCCCTGCGACAAGCGACGCTGCGGACTCGCACGGAAGGGCTGCTGTTGGAGTTATCGGTGGATGTCGGGGATCCCGTCACCCAGGGGCAAGTCCTGGGGCAATTGGATCCCACCCTGTTGCAAGCCGCCTTGATCCAGGCCCAAGCTCAGCTAGCCAGCCAAGAATCGCAGGTGGCCCAAGCCCAGGCGCAACTGAGTAGTGCCCGCACCCAGGTGGAGCAGGCCCGCGTCAATTGGATGCAACAACAGGCGGATGCCGAACGACTGGGGCAACTGGCCAGCGAAGGAGCTGTCTCAGCCCAACAGGCGGAACAAGCCCGCACTGCCGCCAACACTGCCGAACAAGCGCTGCGTTCTGCCGAGGAACAGGTGCGTACCCAAGAACAAGCGGTGATCGCGGCCCAGCGCCAGGTGGAAGCGCAGGGATCCTTGGTGGCCCAAGCCCAAGAACGACTTTCTTATACCCAACTGCTGGCTCCCCTGAGTGGGGTGGTCTTGGCGCGGCAGGCGGATCCAGGTACCTTTTTGAACTCCGGGGCTGATGTGCTGACGGTGGCAGATTTTAGCCAGGTCAGAGTCGAGTTTCTCCTTTCCGAGTTGGAACTGGGTCGGGTGCAGCCGGGACAAGCGATTCAAGTGGAGTTGGATGCCTTTCCCGGTCAACGTTTTTCCGGCCAGATTACCCGCATTTCCCCAGCGGCAGATCCGCAAGCGCGTTTGGTGCCGATCGAGGTGGTGATCCCCAATCCAAGTGGGCGAATCGGCAGTGGCCTCTTGGCGCGGGTGCAGTTGAGCCTGGCGGAAGATCAGCCGGTGATCGTGCCCGAAAGTGCGATTCAGCAACACCAGGGATCCCCTGTGGTGTTTGGGGTGGAACGACAAGGGGAGTCGGTACGGGTGATAGCCCGTCCGGTGCAACTGGGAGAACGGCGGGATGGCCAGGTAGAGGTTTTATCGGGGTTGGAGGTGGGGGATCCCTTTGTGGTGCGCAGCTCTGCCCCTCTGCAGGATGGCCAAGAAGTACAGCTGAGTGTGATCTCTGAAATGCAAGGGAGCTAA
- a CDS encoding glycosyltransferase family 4 protein translates to MTQPRRYLFLSTPVGPLGSGAGGGVELNLANLTRTLMARGYQMRVLAPQGSCIAGLPPTVIEPVAGLPPRYAQSQRRDAPVQIDTPSLLAHLWQRAAQMQDDFDLIVNWSYDWLSFYLTDFFRTPVAHIISMGSLNNAVDQALEHIAQTYPDRLAVHSRAQGQTFAFAQAGMLEGRDPFVYLPCGVDLQQYDFVPHGKGSLAWVGRIAPEKGLEDCAALSEKTGIPVVILGHLQDPAYWQQIQANYPQAQLDYRGFLPTRHMQQILGQCSALVMTPKWIEAFGMVAVEALACGVPVITYRRGGPAEIVRDGETGWVVDPDDVPALVDAVGRLDRIDRHHCRQRAEQHYSLNVMAERFLAWDRQICRDPV, encoded by the coding sequence ATGACTCAGCCACGTCGCTATCTGTTCCTTTCTACCCCTGTTGGGCCTCTGGGATCCGGGGCGGGGGGTGGGGTGGAACTGAATCTTGCCAATTTAACTCGCACTTTGATGGCCAGGGGGTACCAGATGCGGGTGTTGGCGCCGCAGGGATCCTGCATTGCCGGCTTGCCACCGACTGTGATTGAACCAGTGGCAGGTTTACCCCCTCGGTATGCCCAAAGCCAAAGGCGGGATGCGCCGGTGCAGATTGATACCCCCTCGCTGTTGGCCCATCTCTGGCAACGGGCGGCCCAAATGCAGGATGATTTTGACCTGATTGTGAACTGGAGCTACGACTGGCTCTCCTTTTATCTGACGGATTTTTTCCGTACCCCCGTCGCCCACATCATCAGCATGGGATCCCTTAATAACGCTGTGGATCAAGCTCTAGAACACATTGCCCAAACCTACCCCGATCGGCTGGCGGTGCATTCCCGTGCCCAGGGGCAAACCTTTGCCTTTGCTCAGGCGGGGATGCTAGAGGGCCGGGATCCCTTTGTCTATTTGCCGTGCGGGGTGGATCTACAGCAGTATGACTTTGTCCCCCACGGCAAGGGATCCCTGGCTTGGGTGGGCCGCATTGCCCCGGAGAAAGGCTTGGAAGATTGTGCCGCCCTCTCGGAAAAGACCGGGATCCCGGTGGTGATCTTGGGCCATCTCCAGGATCCGGCCTATTGGCAGCAAATCCAGGCTAACTATCCCCAAGCGCAACTGGATTACCGCGGGTTTTTGCCCACCCGCCACATGCAGCAAATCTTGGGCCAGTGCTCGGCTTTGGTCATGACCCCCAAGTGGATCGAAGCCTTTGGTATGGTGGCGGTAGAAGCCTTAGCCTGTGGCGTACCTGTAATCACCTATCGCCGTGGCGGGCCGGCAGAAATTGTCAGGGATGGCGAAACCGGCTGGGTGGTGGATCCCGATGATGTGCCGGCTCTCGTCGATGCTGTGGGTCGCCTGGATCGCATCGACAGGCACCACTGCCGCCAACGGGCTGAGCAGCACTATTCTCTGAACGTGATGGCGGAACGGTTTCTGGCCTGGGATAGGCAAATTTGCAGGGATCCCGTTTAG
- a CDS encoding transaldolase translates to MSKSLLEQLRQMTVVVADTGDINAIESFKPRDATTNPSLITAAAQMPQYQSIVDETLLKARQEVGSQAEAQTVVSRAIDQLAVAFGLRILSIIPGRVSTEVDARLSYDTEATVAKARYLIEQYKAAGADPSRVLIKIASTWEGIRAAEILEKEGIHCNLTLLFGLHQAIACAEAGVKLISPFVGRILDWYKKNTGRESYPPAEDPGVLSVTQIYNYFRKFGFQTEVMGASFRNIGEIIELAGCDLLTISPALLTELQNTEGELVRKLDPEKARSLDIPRLVIDKATFDQMHSENRMAAEKLEEGIQGFSKALVALENLLTERLHKLEGNREIVTHAAQDVFRVYDLDGDGFITREEWMGADRVFDALDANQDGKITPEEMLVGLGAAVYLKR, encoded by the coding sequence ATGAGCAAGAGCTTACTGGAGCAGTTGCGGCAGATGACTGTCGTGGTCGCCGATACAGGCGATATCAACGCCATCGAGAGTTTTAAGCCACGGGATGCCACCACCAACCCCTCTCTGATCACGGCTGCAGCCCAAATGCCTCAGTATCAGAGCATCGTGGATGAAACCTTGCTCAAAGCCCGTCAGGAAGTGGGATCCCAAGCTGAAGCGCAAACGGTGGTCTCCCGCGCCATCGATCAATTGGCGGTTGCCTTTGGTTTACGCATCTTGTCCATTATTCCCGGGCGAGTCTCCACAGAAGTCGATGCCCGCCTCTCCTACGACACCGAAGCCACTGTGGCCAAAGCCCGCTATCTCATCGAGCAGTACAAAGCTGCTGGAGCGGATCCCAGTCGAGTTTTGATTAAGATCGCCTCCACCTGGGAAGGGATTCGGGCTGCCGAGATCCTCGAAAAAGAAGGGATCCACTGCAACCTTACCCTGTTGTTTGGGCTGCACCAAGCCATTGCTTGTGCAGAAGCAGGCGTTAAGCTGATTTCACCCTTCGTGGGCCGAATTTTGGACTGGTACAAGAAAAATACCGGCAGGGAGAGCTATCCGCCTGCCGAGGATCCGGGTGTGCTCTCCGTTACGCAGATCTACAACTACTTCCGCAAATTTGGTTTCCAAACGGAGGTGATGGGGGCCAGCTTCCGCAACATCGGTGAAATCATAGAGTTGGCCGGTTGCGATCTGCTCACCATTTCCCCTGCCCTACTGACAGAGCTACAAAATACCGAAGGGGAGTTAGTGCGCAAACTGGATCCGGAAAAAGCCCGAAGTTTGGATATTCCCCGTCTGGTGATCGACAAGGCAACCTTCGATCAAATGCATAGCGAAAATCGCATGGCTGCCGAAAAACTGGAAGAAGGGATCCAGGGCTTTTCCAAAGCGTTGGTTGCTCTGGAGAACCTGCTCACCGAACGGCTACACAAGCTAGAGGGCAACAGAGAAATCGTCACCCACGCTGCCCAGGATGTATTTCGCGTCTATGACCTAGATGGAGATGGCTTCATCACCCGCGAGGAATGGATGGGAGCAGATCGCGTGTTTGATGCCCTTGATGCCAATCAGGACGGCAAAATCACCCCTGAAGAGATGTTGGTAGGGTTAGGGGCAGCCGTCTACTTAAAAAGATAA
- a CDS encoding DUF3598 family protein, with translation MSSNWDNFRKNLGEWHGSFTSVMPTGELGPSVPSILVLEDVEGGRRVRFQLRRFAQGLDAPPTSQLEQEYSSIGHLNVFFPNGTFSKGSLQVAPFAEFGAEYGFVQGNRRLRFVQLYDKDQHLQSMTLIREFRAGTDAQEQPPLTVEQLLGEWQGTAYTVYADGRPSTEVTTHLRIQQEGNQLFYHAAWAGQELQGTAVIDGCCLHFQDTDPPKQLLLLPDGTSSLTPLQISFRHPFSVEVGWLWAKGRRQRVIRSYGERGEWVSATLVVESCLHP, from the coding sequence ATGAGCAGCAACTGGGACAACTTCCGCAAAAACCTAGGGGAGTGGCATGGATCCTTTACCAGCGTCATGCCGACAGGGGAGCTAGGCCCTTCTGTGCCCTCTATCCTGGTGCTGGAAGATGTGGAAGGGGGGCGGCGGGTGCGCTTTCAGCTGCGGCGGTTTGCCCAAGGACTGGATGCGCCCCCCACCAGTCAATTGGAGCAGGAATACAGCAGCATTGGCCACCTGAATGTCTTTTTTCCCAACGGGACTTTTTCTAAGGGATCCCTGCAGGTGGCTCCTTTTGCCGAGTTTGGGGCAGAGTATGGTTTTGTGCAGGGCAATCGCCGCCTACGGTTTGTCCAACTCTATGACAAAGACCAGCACTTGCAGTCCATGACGCTGATCCGGGAGTTTCGCGCTGGCACTGATGCCCAGGAGCAACCGCCGCTGACGGTGGAGCAGCTGTTAGGAGAATGGCAGGGCACTGCTTACACTGTCTATGCCGATGGGCGACCTTCTACGGAAGTGACAACCCACCTGCGCATCCAGCAGGAGGGGAACCAGCTTTTCTACCACGCTGCCTGGGCAGGGCAAGAGCTGCAAGGTACAGCGGTTATCGACGGGTGCTGCCTACACTTCCAGGACACAGACCCGCCTAAGCAGTTGCTCTTGTTACCCGATGGCACCTCCAGCCTGACACCGTTGCAGATCTCCTTCCGCCACCCCTTCTCAGTCGAAGTAGGCTGGCTGTGGGCCAAAGGACGGCGGCAGCGTGTCATCCGTTCCTACGGAGAGCGGGGGGAATGGGTGAGCGCCACCCTAGTGGTGGAGTCCTGCCTGCATCCGTAG